A genomic window from Pseudomonas alcaligenes includes:
- a CDS encoding M10 family metallopeptidase C-terminal domain-containing protein, which translates to MPSPTGSTPFSAVGLSGNTQIDSLIHGTKWGGMTGSGTTLSYSFLGPTAQFAYNYGDYEYLNAFVLTSGQQSATIAALAEWSAVANITFNKVNETSTLVGTMRFGGYAGMDPNYAAWAYLPGSTPEAGDVWLGPSSGANPKPGDFDYHVLVHEIGHALGLKHPFETSAVSNVSLAGTQYDDVRYTVMSYNDPYYFEPTGPMLLDIAAIQYLYGANMSWQTGNNTYKWDANSSVFETIWDAGGTDTIDGSNQASAVNINLNAGSFSNIGKVFWNGSSYNNNCLAIAYGAQIENATGSKYNDRLTGNELNNVLNGGGGADQMSGGNGNDTYHVDNANDVISETNADRASGGNDVVYSALSAYTLGANLENLRILASGNANGTGNGLNNFIYAGTGNNVLDGSTGTDTLSYYYATQGITVDLGLTSAQATGGSGSDTLRNFENINGSKYADKLTGDNADNRLSGDAGNDILNGRGGADNMIGGDGGDTYYVDNLGDVVSETNANLSTGGSDTVFSFLSDYNLGANLENLRILASGNANGAGNALSNIIYAGIGNNVLDGGAGADTLSYRYAEQGVSFNLGLTVAQSTGGSGNDTALNFENLSGSLYDDVLTGNSGNNKLTGDAGNDTLDGGAGADQLVGGDGNDTYHVDNSGDVVSETNADRTVGGNDTVLSQLTAYTLGANLENLRILASGNANGTGNTLNNIVYAGIGNNVLDGGSGIDTVSYRHAGQGVAIDLNLTGAQVTGGSGSDTLRNFENLNGSLYDDKLTGNSGNNRLSGDSGNDILNGRGGADNMIGGDGNDTYYVDNAGDVVSETNANLSQGGNDTVNSSLSAYTLGANLENLRIQATGSANGTGNALNNTIYAGSGNNRLDGGAGEDTLSYASASAGITISLGLTTAQATGGSGSDTVLNFEHLTGSNYNDRLTGNSLANTLRGSGGNDQLNGASGNDVLVGGSGTDQLTGGSGLDRFVFNALNELGLGSLRDVIKDFKFAEGDLIDLSGLDADAGTTGTNEAFTFINDAAFIDGSAAAQLRFSEGILYGSLDADADAEFEIQLLGVASLDSTSLIV; encoded by the coding sequence ATGCCCAGCCCTACCGGTTCGACCCCTTTCTCCGCTGTCGGTCTATCAGGCAACACCCAAATCGACAGCCTGATCCACGGCACCAAATGGGGAGGCATGACCGGTAGTGGCACCACGCTCAGCTACAGCTTCCTGGGCCCCACTGCTCAATTCGCCTACAACTACGGTGACTACGAGTATCTGAACGCCTTCGTTCTGACCTCGGGCCAGCAGAGCGCAACCATTGCGGCTCTGGCAGAGTGGAGTGCTGTTGCCAACATCACCTTCAACAAAGTGAATGAAACCAGCACCTTGGTCGGCACCATGCGTTTCGGCGGCTATGCCGGGATGGATCCGAACTACGCCGCCTGGGCCTACCTGCCAGGCTCGACGCCAGAGGCAGGTGATGTCTGGCTAGGCCCCAGCTCGGGGGCCAATCCCAAGCCGGGCGACTTCGACTATCACGTCCTGGTTCACGAAATCGGCCATGCCCTGGGGCTCAAGCACCCCTTCGAAACCAGCGCCGTAAGCAATGTCTCACTGGCAGGCACCCAGTATGACGACGTGCGCTATACCGTGATGAGCTACAACGATCCCTACTATTTCGAACCGACCGGGCCAATGTTGCTGGACATTGCGGCCATCCAGTATCTGTATGGCGCCAACATGAGCTGGCAGACCGGCAACAACACCTACAAGTGGGATGCCAACAGCAGCGTATTCGAGACCATCTGGGACGCCGGCGGCACGGACACCATCGATGGCAGCAACCAGGCCAGCGCGGTGAACATCAACCTCAACGCGGGCAGCTTCAGCAATATCGGCAAGGTGTTCTGGAACGGCAGCAGCTACAACAACAACTGCCTGGCCATTGCTTACGGTGCCCAGATCGAAAACGCCACTGGCTCCAAGTACAACGACAGGCTCACCGGCAACGAGCTCAACAATGTGCTCAACGGTGGTGGTGGCGCAGACCAGATGAGCGGCGGCAATGGCAACGACACCTATCATGTCGACAATGCCAACGACGTCATCAGCGAAACCAATGCCGACCGCGCCTCGGGGGGCAATGATGTCGTATACAGTGCCCTGTCCGCCTACACCCTCGGCGCCAACCTGGAAAATTTGCGCATCCTTGCCAGCGGCAACGCCAACGGTACCGGTAATGGCCTGAACAATTTCATTTATGCGGGTACCGGAAATAACGTACTGGATGGAAGTACGGGCACAGACACGCTTTCTTACTACTATGCAACCCAGGGCATAACCGTTGACCTCGGGCTTACTAGCGCACAGGCTACCGGCGGTTCTGGCAGCGATACTCTGCGCAATTTCGAGAATATCAATGGCAGCAAGTACGCCGACAAGCTGACCGGCGATAACGCCGACAACAGACTGAGCGGCGATGCCGGCAACGACATACTCAATGGCCGCGGCGGTGCGGACAACATGATCGGTGGCGACGGTGGCGACACCTATTATGTCGACAACCTCGGCGATGTCGTCAGCGAAACCAACGCCAACCTGTCCACCGGCGGCAGTGACACCGTCTTCAGTTTCCTCTCCGACTACAATCTGGGCGCCAACCTGGAAAATTTGCGCATCCTCGCCAGCGGTAACGCTAACGGCGCGGGGAATGCGCTTAGCAACATCATCTATGCCGGCATTGGAAACAATGTTCTGGATGGCGGTGCGGGCGCAGACACCCTTTCCTACCGTTATGCCGAACAAGGCGTCTCTTTCAATCTGGGGCTGACCGTTGCGCAGTCCACCGGGGGCTCGGGTAACGACACTGCGCTCAACTTCGAGAACCTGAGCGGCAGCCTCTACGATGACGTGCTGACTGGCAATTCTGGCAACAACAAGCTTACTGGCGACGCAGGCAACGACACCCTCGACGGCGGCGCCGGTGCGGATCAACTGGTCGGCGGCGATGGCAACGATACCTATCATGTCGACAACAGCGGCGATGTCGTCAGCGAAACGAACGCAGACCGCACAGTGGGCGGCAATGACACTGTCCTCAGCCAGCTGACCGCCTACACCCTCGGCGCCAACCTAGAGAATCTGCGAATACTGGCCAGCGGTAACGCTAACGGCACTGGCAATACTCTGAACAACATCGTCTATGCCGGCATCGGGAACAATGTTCTGGATGGTGGCAGCGGTATCGATACGGTGTCCTATCGGCATGCGGGACAGGGGGTGGCTATCGACCTGAACCTGACCGGCGCTCAGGTCACCGGCGGCTCTGGCAGCGACACTCTGCGCAACTTCGAGAACCTCAACGGCAGTCTCTACGACGACAAGCTGACCGGTAATAGCGGCAATAACAGGCTCAGCGGTGACTCCGGCAACGACATCCTCAATGGTCGGGGTGGCGCCGACAACATGATCGGCGGTGATGGTAACGATACCTACTATGTCGACAATGCCGGTGACGTGGTCAGCGAAACCAACGCCAACCTCTCCCAGGGAGGCAATGACACCGTCAACAGCTCTCTGTCCGCGTATACCCTGGGTGCCAATCTGGAAAACCTGCGCATCCAGGCCACCGGTAGCGCGAACGGCACCGGCAACGCGCTGAACAACACGATATATGCAGGCAGCGGCAACAACCGTCTCGACGGTGGCGCTGGCGAGGATACGCTGTCCTATGCCAGCGCCAGCGCCGGCATTACCATCAGTCTCGGACTGACCACGGCTCAGGCAACAGGCGGCTCCGGCAGCGACACCGTGCTCAATTTCGAGCACCTCACGGGCAGCAACTACAACGACCGCCTCACCGGCAACAGCCTGGCCAACACCCTGCGCGGCAGTGGCGGCAATGACCAACTCAATGGTGCTAGCGGCAATGATGTACTGGTTGGCGGCAGCGGCACCGACCAGTTGACCGGGGGCAGCGGCCTCGACCGTTTTGTCTTCAATGCGCTCAACGAACTGGGACTGGGCTCGCTACGCGACGTGATCAAGGACTTCAAGTTCGCCGAAGGCGACCTGATCGACCTCTCAGGGCTGGACGCCGACGCAGGCACGACCGGGACAAATGAAGCCTTTACCTTTATCAACGACGCTGCCTTCATCGACGGCAGTGCCGCGGCACAGCTACGCTTCAGCGAAGGGATTCTCTACGGCAGCCTGGATGCCGACGCCGATGCCGAATTCGAGATACAGCTACTGGGCGTGGCCAGCCTGGACAGCACCAGCCTGATCGTCTGA
- a CDS encoding alkyl/aryl-sulfatase, protein MTLFPCRLGGLLLAAVLPFSALAQLPDERIEPSIHPELKQHTAHFTQKLYKVADNVWSAVGWQLGNVVAIDAPEGLIIVDTGESVSESRKIMDELRKVSSKPVKAVVYTHFHPDHINGVQAFVSPEQVASGEVQIYAHESLLANVVAQGALVGPILGVRSAYSFGTFLEPADNRDMNAGIGPLAKAEPSTFIAPTITFKERLDTHIAGLPVQLLHAPSEAPDEIVLYLPDNRVLISAEVDQGPTLPNIHTLRGTKFRDPVLWVASLDLLRSLQAEHMVPLHGRPVSGAAQVEEVLRMTRDGIAYIHDQTVRWMNKGLTPDELVEKVKLPPHLAGYTPYLREYYGTVKHSVRQIYNGYLGWFQGDPVDLDPLPPREKAQRLITLMGGREKVLLAAGEAYLKGDYQWAAELAGYAIRIDREDELARDIKARSLRKLGYASMNINWRNWYLSSAMELEGRFDGDDVREQALVLRGVLLSPEMARNFTPQIFLNNWITRVDPDKAGEVQLTLGFDFPDIGEQWALEVRRGVAQLHRGIPAGTTLRLSMDKVFMERLLTGDSGLLKGVLLGDVEVEGSLLDLKTFLACFDFADEPFGLTLR, encoded by the coding sequence ATGACCCTGTTCCCCTGCCGACTCGGCGGCCTGCTGCTGGCCGCCGTCCTGCCGTTTTCCGCCCTGGCGCAACTGCCCGACGAGCGCATCGAGCCGAGCATCCACCCGGAGCTGAAGCAGCACACCGCGCACTTCACCCAGAAACTGTACAAGGTGGCCGACAACGTCTGGTCGGCGGTCGGCTGGCAGCTCGGCAACGTGGTGGCGATCGACGCACCCGAGGGGCTGATCATCGTCGACACCGGCGAGTCGGTCAGCGAGTCGCGCAAGATCATGGACGAGCTGCGCAAGGTCAGCAGCAAGCCGGTCAAGGCGGTGGTCTACACCCACTTCCACCCGGATCACATCAACGGTGTGCAGGCCTTCGTCAGCCCCGAGCAGGTGGCCAGCGGCGAGGTGCAGATCTACGCCCACGAGAGCCTGCTGGCCAACGTGGTGGCGCAGGGCGCGCTGGTCGGGCCGATTCTCGGCGTGCGCTCGGCCTACAGTTTCGGCACCTTCCTCGAGCCCGCCGACAATCGTGACATGAACGCCGGCATAGGGCCGCTGGCCAAGGCCGAGCCGTCCACCTTCATCGCCCCCACCATCACCTTCAAGGAGCGTCTGGACACCCACATCGCCGGGCTGCCGGTGCAATTGCTCCACGCGCCCAGCGAGGCGCCGGACGAGATCGTCCTGTACCTGCCGGACAACCGCGTGCTGATCAGTGCCGAGGTCGACCAGGGGCCGACTCTGCCGAACATCCACACCCTGCGCGGTACCAAGTTCCGCGACCCGGTGCTCTGGGTGGCCAGCCTCGACCTGCTGCGCTCGCTGCAGGCCGAGCACATGGTGCCGCTGCACGGCCGCCCGGTGAGCGGCGCGGCGCAGGTGGAGGAAGTGCTGCGCATGACCCGCGATGGCATCGCCTACATCCACGACCAGACGGTGCGCTGGATGAACAAGGGCCTGACCCCGGACGAGCTGGTGGAGAAGGTCAAGCTGCCGCCGCACCTGGCCGGCTACACGCCCTACCTGCGCGAGTACTACGGCACCGTCAAGCACAGCGTGCGGCAGATCTACAACGGCTACCTGGGCTGGTTCCAGGGCGACCCGGTGGACCTCGACCCGCTCCCGCCGCGCGAAAAAGCGCAGCGCCTGATCACCCTGATGGGGGGCCGCGAGAAGGTGCTGCTGGCGGCCGGCGAGGCCTACCTCAAGGGCGACTACCAGTGGGCTGCCGAACTGGCCGGCTATGCCATCCGCATCGATCGCGAGGATGAGCTGGCGCGCGACATCAAGGCGCGCAGCCTGCGCAAGCTGGGCTATGCCAGCATGAACATCAACTGGCGCAACTGGTACCTGAGCAGCGCCATGGAGCTGGAGGGGCGCTTCGATGGCGACGACGTGCGCGAGCAGGCCCTGGTGTTGCGCGGGGTGCTGCTGTCGCCGGAGATGGCGAGGAACTTCACCCCGCAGATATTCCTCAACAACTGGATCACCCGCGTCGATCCGGACAAGGCCGGCGAGGTGCAGCTGACCCTCGGCTTCGACTTTCCCGACATCGGCGAGCAGTGGGCGCTGGAGGTACGCCGCGGCGTGGCCCAGCTGCACCGCGGCATTCCCGCGGGAACCACGCTCAGGCTGAGCATGGACAAGGTGTTCATGGAGCGCCTGCTGACCGGTGACAGCGGCCTGCTCAAGGGCGTGCTGCTGGGGGATGTCGAGGTCGAGGGTAGTCTGCTGGATCTGAAGACCTTTCTTGCCTGCTTCGACTTTGCCGATGAACCCTTCGGGCTGACCCTGCGCTGA
- a CDS encoding acyl-CoA dehydrogenase C-terminal domain-containing protein, whose amino-acid sequence MTPNEVGSAPVEHLHIFGYVAYAYVCARMAFSVSTRRTEDDCLYGAKLAVADFFFSRLLPQT is encoded by the coding sequence ATGACCCCTAATGAAGTTGGCTCTGCACCGGTGGAGCACCTGCATATATTCGGGTATGTGGCTTACGCCTATGTCTGCGCACGAATGGCGTTTTCCGTAAGCACTCGCCGCACCGAAGACGACTGTCTCTATGGGGCCAAGCTGGCAGTCGCCGATTTCTTTTTCAGCCGCCTATTGCCACAAACTTAG
- a CDS encoding helix-turn-helix transcriptional regulator: MNPSASLSGRWDMSEMILLDFNAVSRKVGLSRKTIYCRIREGAFPRQVKIGRASRWLQHEVDDWITSAAAAR, from the coding sequence ATGAATCCATCAGCCTCTCTTTCTGGGAGGTGGGATATGTCTGAGATGATCCTTTTGGACTTCAATGCGGTTAGCCGCAAAGTCGGATTGAGTCGTAAAACTATCTACTGCCGTATCCGAGAGGGTGCCTTCCCGAGACAGGTGAAGATAGGTCGAGCAAGCCGCTGGCTTCAGCACGAAGTCGACGACTGGATAACCAGCGCCGCTGCAGCGAGATAG
- a CDS encoding LysR family transcriptional regulator, translating into MNDLRQLRHFVALAEHGHFARAAEAVHLSQPALSRSIQALEASLGCVLVDRHSRGISLTAHGRLVLEHARRLLAGSQALSNAVGQLGNLASGELRLGAGPYPAARLVPRALGVFAERHPGVRLQLLIDNWQQLHQRLLDDQIEIFVADSRELEGDARLRIEPLPSHPGVLFCNPDHPLLRRQPLRVEDLLDYPLAGTQLPAQVAAELRRMSGREQPLSIECDNFMVLKELVAHSSVLSMAPWDVVAADLAAGRLAVLQLPGERLTAHSAYGIVSRAGHSLSPGAERFRQLLLDPQLDAAMTPSG; encoded by the coding sequence ATGAACGATCTACGCCAGCTCCGCCACTTCGTCGCCCTCGCCGAGCACGGTCACTTCGCCCGCGCCGCCGAAGCCGTGCACCTCAGCCAGCCGGCGCTGAGCCGCAGCATCCAGGCACTGGAAGCCAGCCTCGGCTGCGTGCTGGTCGACCGTCACAGTCGCGGCATCAGCCTCACCGCCCACGGCCGGCTGGTGCTGGAGCATGCCCGTCGCCTGCTGGCCGGCAGCCAGGCGCTGAGCAATGCGGTGGGCCAGCTGGGCAACCTGGCCAGCGGCGAGCTGCGCCTGGGGGCCGGCCCCTACCCCGCCGCGCGCCTGGTGCCCAGGGCCCTGGGCGTGTTCGCCGAGCGCCATCCGGGGGTGCGCCTGCAACTGCTGATCGACAACTGGCAGCAACTGCACCAGCGCCTGCTGGATGACCAGATCGAGATCTTCGTCGCCGACAGCCGCGAGCTCGAAGGCGATGCGCGCCTGCGCATCGAGCCACTACCCAGTCACCCCGGCGTGCTGTTCTGCAACCCTGACCACCCGCTGCTGCGGCGCCAGCCGCTGCGCGTGGAAGACCTGCTCGACTACCCGCTGGCCGGCACCCAACTACCGGCCCAGGTGGCCGCGGAGCTGCGCCGGATGAGCGGCCGCGAACAGCCGCTGAGCATCGAGTGCGACAACTTCATGGTGCTCAAGGAGCTGGTCGCGCACAGCAGCGTGCTGAGCATGGCGCCCTGGGACGTGGTGGCCGCCGACTTGGCCGCCGGCCGCCTGGCCGTGCTGCAGCTGCCCGGCGAGCGGCTGACCGCGCATTCGGCCTACGGCATCGTCAGCCGCGCCGGCCACAGCCTGTCGCCGGGCGCGGAGCGCTTCCGCCAGCTGCTGCTCGATCCGCAGCTCGATGCAGCCATGACGCCCTCTGGCTGA
- a CDS encoding diguanylate cyclase domain-containing protein has protein sequence MNNHSPTFPADALDLLLDAVCMVDGRGRFVFVSAACERIFGYRPEEMIGRRMLDFVAPADVERTLATAKAVMAGQAQAHFENRYVHKDGRLVDIMWSARWSEADQLRIGVARDISARKQAEALQAAIYRVSEAAHTARDLPALFCQIHQIVDQLLPATEFCVALYDPHGDRLEFPYHVDSRASPAAALSPPVELCRELLSTGQPVLLATEAGQSWLGAPLLAEAGVIGALVLRSPCGQARYSESSRELLRFVSTQVATAIERKRLYERLQRMARHDELTGLLNRAFLHDRIESALARARRSGGRFSLVFLDLDKFKQVNDNYGHTVGDRLLQEVARRLLQCVREADSVARIGGDEFVLLLEDVEHLASVERVTAKLRQELGRGLCIDGHPLRIIPSIGLAHYPEDGDRLETLLKHADAAMYREKRAGQAFELGE, from the coding sequence ATGAACAATCACAGCCCGACCTTTCCCGCCGATGCACTCGATCTGCTCCTGGACGCGGTCTGCATGGTCGATGGCAGGGGCCGCTTCGTTTTCGTCAGCGCAGCCTGCGAGCGCATCTTCGGCTATCGGCCGGAAGAAATGATCGGCAGGCGCATGCTCGACTTCGTCGCACCCGCCGATGTCGAGCGCACCCTGGCCACGGCAAAGGCGGTGATGGCGGGGCAGGCGCAGGCGCATTTCGAGAATCGCTACGTGCACAAGGATGGTCGCCTGGTCGACATCATGTGGTCGGCGCGCTGGTCGGAAGCCGATCAGCTGCGCATCGGCGTGGCCCGCGACATCAGTGCACGCAAGCAGGCGGAAGCCTTGCAGGCCGCCATCTACCGTGTTTCCGAGGCGGCGCACACGGCCCGGGACCTGCCGGCACTGTTCTGCCAGATTCACCAGATCGTCGACCAGCTGCTGCCTGCGACAGAGTTTTGTGTGGCCCTGTACGACCCCCATGGCGACCGGCTGGAGTTCCCTTACCATGTCGACAGTCGAGCCAGCCCAGCTGCTGCTCTGAGCCCGCCGGTGGAGCTTTGCCGCGAGCTGCTCAGCACCGGCCAGCCCGTATTGCTGGCAACCGAGGCCGGGCAGAGCTGGTTGGGCGCGCCCTTGCTCGCTGAAGCCGGGGTGATCGGTGCCCTGGTGTTGCGCAGCCCCTGTGGCCAGGCTCGCTACAGTGAGAGCAGTCGAGAACTGTTGCGTTTCGTCTCGACCCAGGTGGCGACGGCGATCGAGCGCAAACGTCTGTATGAGCGTCTGCAGCGCATGGCACGCCACGACGAGCTGACCGGGCTGCTCAATCGCGCATTCCTGCATGACCGCATCGAGAGCGCGCTGGCCCGCGCCCGCCGCAGTGGCGGCAGGTTCAGCCTGGTGTTCCTCGATCTGGACAAGTTCAAGCAGGTCAATGACAACTACGGTCATACCGTCGGCGACCGCCTGCTGCAGGAGGTTGCGCGCCGCCTGCTGCAGTGCGTGCGCGAGGCCGACTCGGTGGCCCGCATCGGCGGCGATGAGTTCGTGCTACTGCTGGAGGATGTCGAACATCTGGCAAGTGTCGAGCGGGTCACCGCCAAGCTGCGCCAGGAGCTGGGGCGCGGACTGTGCATCGACGGCCACCCGCTGCGCATCATCCCCAGCATCGGCCTGGCGCACTACCCCGAAGATGGTGATCGGCTGGAGACCCTGCTCAAGCATGCCGATGCCGCGATGTATCGCGAGAAACGTGCTGGACAGGCGTTCGAGCTTGGCGAGTGA
- a CDS encoding heavy metal sensor histidine kinase has protein sequence MTHLSLTARMSLMFMSVVIAVLAAAGLGFNMLSQHHFKMLDQQTLGEKLESTRYILSNAGNGASLAAELPQLRALLGAHQDLTATILASDGAVLFSAPAAVEIPDRFRRAANARMWNWQDGEHKYQGVTAEIPVHGQPQPLTAILALDVTSHAHFLDTLQRWFWIGLTLSALVSAALGWAVARSGLSPLRQVTQVATSISARSLQERIPLGQVPQELQQLVLSFNAMLDRLEDSFVRLSNFSADIAHELRTPLSNLMTHTEVVLSQKRNNEAYEENLYANLDDLKRMSRMIDDMLFLAKADNGLIVPEQSDIELADVAAKLTEYYRLLAEERDIRLSVTGTGRVRGDRLMLDRAISNLLSNALRYTPEGKTISLRIRQTADTTSLSIENPGGTIAPEHLEKLFDRFYRVDPARREGGPSNAGLGLAITRSIIEAHKGRIWCTSVEGLTGFHIELPRLSPS, from the coding sequence ATCACCCATCTTTCGCTGACCGCGCGCATGAGCCTGATGTTCATGTCCGTGGTGATTGCAGTCCTGGCCGCAGCGGGACTGGGTTTCAACATGCTCAGCCAACACCACTTCAAGATGCTCGATCAGCAGACGCTGGGCGAGAAACTCGAATCAACCCGGTACATCCTCAGCAATGCCGGCAATGGAGCAAGCCTTGCCGCCGAGTTGCCGCAACTGCGGGCCTTACTGGGAGCCCATCAGGATCTGACGGCGACCATTCTCGCCAGCGATGGTGCCGTGCTTTTTTCCGCTCCCGCGGCAGTCGAGATTCCCGACAGGTTCAGACGAGCCGCAAATGCCAGAATGTGGAACTGGCAAGACGGCGAGCACAAATACCAAGGTGTGACCGCCGAGATCCCGGTTCACGGGCAACCCCAACCACTCACCGCGATACTCGCTCTCGACGTCACCAGTCACGCACACTTTCTCGACACGCTGCAACGCTGGTTCTGGATTGGCCTGACGCTCAGCGCCCTGGTCAGTGCCGCGCTGGGCTGGGCAGTCGCGCGAAGCGGCCTCAGCCCGCTGCGCCAAGTCACGCAGGTCGCCACCTCGATCTCCGCCCGATCGCTACAGGAGCGCATCCCCCTGGGACAGGTGCCACAGGAGCTTCAGCAACTGGTTCTGTCCTTCAACGCGATGCTGGACCGGCTGGAAGACTCCTTCGTCCGGCTCTCCAATTTCTCGGCTGACATTGCCCACGAGCTACGAACCCCTCTCAGTAACCTGATGACTCACACCGAGGTCGTGCTGAGTCAGAAGCGAAATAATGAGGCCTACGAGGAAAACCTGTACGCCAATCTGGATGACTTGAAGCGCATGTCCCGAATGATCGACGACATGCTGTTTCTGGCCAAGGCCGATAACGGCCTGATCGTCCCGGAACAGAGCGACATCGAGCTGGCGGACGTTGCCGCCAAGCTGACCGAGTACTACCGCCTGCTGGCCGAAGAGCGTGACATCCGACTTTCTGTAACGGGTACAGGCCGAGTGCGTGGTGATCGGCTGATGCTTGATCGTGCGATCTCCAACCTGCTGTCCAATGCCCTGCGCTATACGCCTGAGGGGAAGACGATTTCGCTGCGGATCCGCCAGACAGCGGACACAACCAGTCTAAGCATCGAAAACCCAGGCGGCACAATCGCTCCAGAGCACTTGGAGAAGCTCTTCGACCGCTTTTACCGGGTCGATCCCGCCCGGCGCGAGGGAGGCCCGAGCAATGCAGGCCTCGGCCTTGCCATCACCCGCTCCATCATCGAGGCCCACAAAGGCCGCATCTGGTGCACTTCGGTAGAGGGCCTCACAGGCTTTCACATCGAGCTTCCTCGGCTCTCTCCCTCCTAG
- a CDS encoding site-specific integrase → MAEASGKASSRKFLTDVELKALKPGQTATDSLPGRGSGSILFECRASGAVEGYYRRRDGGGQKIKLGVFKKTPKSPGLSLTELREQAVRYAKIAAEHGDIKAYLARCAAEEEVEQVERQRQLHEQQRLAAIEASKGTLSELFRDYIEDRRRDGVSAAQIKEFERVLSKDLEGEKVVAVSKEGQEERLDIMNMKAKDVRPEHVNLLLKPIWDRGARRQAGKVRSFLVAAFNFGLKAEHHIDRSSTKSYGLQMNPADPVTVPNTSKPGERALTDKELKQFWYTITKVDSVGAIMARVFHFAFATAGQRPLQFIREPWTSYNLQKKYLKIIDSKGRGSKKRAHFVPLSSRALQVLEQVRALQSPGAVYPWSVGGQKPIHASSLSHAVSEWLATDHAKMNGQPIPKFSPRDIRRTCTQFMQRNGIKDFDSDALQSHGQTGVVVTHYRNNPEAKLPQMRPTMETFDAALSRLLDSSDEDEHQAEQLDLFEIG, encoded by the coding sequence ATGGCAGAGGCATCGGGCAAGGCGAGTAGTAGGAAATTTCTGACAGATGTGGAGCTGAAGGCGCTTAAGCCTGGTCAGACTGCCACCGATTCACTGCCAGGCCGAGGTAGTGGATCAATCCTGTTCGAGTGCCGTGCTTCAGGAGCTGTTGAAGGGTACTACCGCCGCCGCGATGGCGGGGGCCAGAAGATCAAGCTAGGAGTCTTCAAGAAAACACCCAAGAGCCCCGGTCTCTCACTTACTGAACTTCGCGAGCAAGCGGTACGTTACGCAAAGATCGCGGCAGAGCATGGTGATATCAAGGCTTACCTAGCCAGATGTGCTGCCGAGGAAGAGGTCGAGCAAGTCGAACGCCAGCGCCAGCTGCATGAGCAGCAGCGACTTGCTGCAATAGAGGCTTCAAAAGGCACTTTGTCTGAATTGTTTCGGGATTACATCGAAGACCGTCGCCGTGATGGTGTTTCAGCTGCGCAGATCAAGGAGTTTGAGCGTGTGCTGTCTAAGGATCTGGAAGGCGAGAAAGTTGTAGCCGTGAGCAAGGAAGGCCAAGAGGAACGGCTCGACATCATGAATATGAAGGCCAAGGATGTCAGGCCGGAGCATGTGAATCTTCTGCTGAAACCAATCTGGGACAGAGGAGCTAGGCGTCAGGCGGGCAAGGTTCGTTCGTTTCTCGTGGCTGCTTTCAATTTTGGTCTAAAAGCTGAGCATCATATCGACCGAAGCAGTACTAAAAGCTACGGACTTCAGATGAATCCGGCGGATCCAGTGACTGTCCCGAACACGTCAAAACCTGGTGAGCGCGCTCTCACTGATAAGGAACTTAAACAATTCTGGTACACCATCACCAAGGTCGATTCGGTTGGTGCGATTATGGCGCGCGTCTTTCACTTTGCTTTTGCTACTGCAGGGCAGCGTCCCCTCCAGTTTATCCGTGAGCCTTGGACCAGCTACAACCTTCAAAAGAAGTACTTGAAGATCATCGATAGCAAAGGGCGTGGTAGTAAAAAGCGTGCTCACTTCGTTCCCTTAAGCAGCAGGGCCTTGCAGGTACTTGAACAGGTTCGTGCCCTGCAGTCACCAGGGGCCGTATACCCTTGGAGTGTTGGTGGACAAAAGCCGATTCACGCGTCCAGTTTGTCTCATGCTGTGAGCGAGTGGCTCGCTACTGACCACGCCAAAATGAACGGCCAGCCCATCCCAAAATTTAGCCCACGTGATATTCGGCGCACATGCACGCAGTTCATGCAGCGTAACGGCATCAAGGATTTCGATAGTGACGCGTTGCAGTCACACGGGCAAACAGGTGTTGTCGTTACGCACTATCGCAATAACCCTGAAGCGAAATTGCCCCAGATGCGTCCGACCATGGAGACTTTCGATGCTGCGCTGAGTCGTCTGCTCGATAGCTCTGATGAGGATGAGCATCAAGCAGAACAGCTAGATTTGTTCGAAATTGGATAA